In one window of Verrucomicrobiota bacterium DNA:
- a CDS encoding MBL fold metallo-hydrolase, with product MRIETFVLGELQENGYLVFDDKRSAAVVIDPGDDPEPMITRLDQTGAELLAILLTHAHWDHIGGVRELAERMSGAAHGAPVYLHEADVPLYERVVEQAALFGFHADPQPPVDRTVKGGEALQFGPLRVEVIHTPGHSPGGVCYKVDDVVFVGDTIFAGGVGRADLPGGSWTQLIQSIRNGILTLADATVLYPGHGPSTTVATERATNPFLA from the coding sequence AGAACGGCTACCTCGTCTTCGATGACAAGCGCAGCGCTGCTGTCGTCATAGACCCCGGCGATGACCCCGAGCCGATGATCACGCGCCTCGATCAGACCGGGGCAGAACTGCTCGCTATCCTGCTCACGCACGCGCACTGGGACCATATCGGAGGCGTGCGTGAACTCGCGGAGAGAATGTCCGGCGCTGCCCACGGCGCGCCCGTCTACCTGCACGAGGCCGACGTGCCGCTCTACGAGCGCGTCGTTGAGCAGGCCGCCCTGTTCGGCTTCCACGCCGATCCGCAGCCGCCCGTCGACCGCACAGTCAAGGGCGGGGAGGCGCTTCAGTTCGGTCCGCTGCGCGTCGAGGTGATCCACACGCCCGGCCACAGCCCGGGCGGCGTCTGCTACAAAGTCGACGACGTTGTCTTCGTCGGCGACACCATTTTCGCCGGCGGCGTCGGCCGCGCTGACCTGCCCGGCGGCTCGTGGACCCAGCTCATCCAGAGTATCCGCAACGGGATCCTTACCCTCGCCGATGCCACGGTGCTCTATCCAGGCCACGGCCCGAGCACCACGGTCGCGACCGAACGCGCCACCAACCCGTTCCTTGCTTAG